A DNA window from Litorivicinus lipolyticus contains the following coding sequences:
- a CDS encoding glycosyltransferase family protein produces MRVLLVSSSGGHWVELMRTRQAFAGHQVLFASTERAYAADNPDAAFYYLPDASRWSKFRLAVQALACAWLILRTRPDVVVTTGASAGFFCLVFAKALRKRTVWLDSIANCSEISMSGRKAQPYADLYLTQWPELVESNGPSFHGALL; encoded by the coding sequence GTGCGCGTACTGTTGGTGTCGTCGTCGGGCGGTCATTGGGTCGAGCTGATGCGGACACGCCAAGCCTTTGCTGGCCATCAGGTGCTGTTCGCGTCGACTGAACGTGCCTATGCAGCTGACAATCCAGACGCCGCCTTTTATTACCTGCCCGATGCGTCACGCTGGAGCAAGTTTCGTCTAGCCGTTCAAGCGCTGGCCTGTGCCTGGTTGATCCTTCGTACCCGTCCGGATGTTGTGGTCACAACGGGTGCCTCGGCAGGTTTTTTCTGTCTGGTGTTCGCCAAGGCACTGCGCAAACGCACGGTGTGGTTGGACAGCATCGCCAACTGCAGCGAAATCTCGATGAGCGGCCGCAAGGCGCAGCCCTATGCCGATCTGTACTTGACCCAGTGGCCGGAGCTGGTCGAAAGCAATGGGCCAAGCTTTCACGGGGCGCTGCTGTGA
- a CDS encoding glycosyltransferase family 2 protein, with the protein MFSAIVPAYNEARVIGRCLETLSAAAVKLGGDIVVVCNGCSDDTASVASHYPRVRVLVTDIPSKVQALNLGESEVSSFPRLYFDADLQMTTDAIVALVERMSCTSALLVAPKMTMDLSRCSWVSRQYHQFWSALPAYAKRMGGVYGLTEQGRGYFDQFPEVTGDDAYVRSLFSADQVDIPADIEFLCEPPTNLRDLLQVRTRIVRGGNQLEAQYGASPEVPTNGLGDVIARVARHPSELLAAACFVSVTLWVKYRVNRQRGRGHALTWERDHSSRVSG; encoded by the coding sequence ATGTTCAGTGCCATTGTACCCGCGTATAACGAAGCCCGAGTCATCGGCCGCTGCCTAGAGACGCTGTCCGCAGCGGCGGTAAAGCTCGGTGGCGACATTGTGGTGGTGTGCAACGGTTGCAGCGACGACACCGCGTCGGTCGCGTCGCACTACCCCCGGGTGCGAGTCCTGGTCACCGATATTCCATCAAAAGTACAGGCACTCAACCTTGGCGAGTCCGAGGTCTCGAGCTTTCCGCGGTTGTATTTCGATGCCGATTTGCAAATGACCACCGACGCAATCGTGGCGCTGGTCGAGCGCATGAGCTGTACTTCGGCGCTGTTGGTGGCGCCAAAAATGACCATGGATTTGTCGCGTTGCTCGTGGGTGTCCCGTCAGTACCATCAGTTTTGGTCGGCCTTGCCGGCGTACGCCAAGCGAATGGGCGGGGTCTATGGGCTGACCGAGCAGGGGCGCGGATACTTTGATCAGTTTCCAGAGGTCACCGGGGATGACGCCTATGTGCGATCGCTATTTTCAGCGGATCAGGTGGATATTCCGGCGGACATCGAGTTCCTGTGCGAGCCGCCAACGAACCTTCGCGACTTGCTTCAGGTCAGAACTCGAATCGTCCGCGGTGGCAACCAGCTTGAAGCGCAATACGGCGCGTCCCCTGAGGTCCCCACCAACGGCTTGGGCGATGTTATTGCACGGGTGGCGCGGCATCCCTCTGAGCTACTGGCAGCGGCGTGCTTTGTGTCGGTGACGCTATGGGTTAAATACCGGGTCAACCGCCAGCGCGGCCGCGGACACGCGCTTACATGGGAACGTGACCATTCAAGCCGGGTCAGCGGGTAG
- a CDS encoding DUF1501 domain-containing protein, with protein MDRRGLIKALIAAGLVSPTALQAALRTDFKYLVLVELTGANDGLNTLAPFESDAYHRLRPTLKLATDQIIRVGESPIVGPLGLNVELAKLVDEGWGQDIAVVMGLGYPAPNRSHFSSIALWETGGDGLQVRNRGWVTDTLERLYPGQQRIHGVTLSQSMGLFKSGRGVYTSIANLNQLKGYQPASMEATSNPLLQLMAQRRSDLSLASRTIRETLESYGASRLPLQPRYNPLGNQLRDVMRIIGAELPIPVLHLQHGSYDTHKSQKYRHRSLLRDLGENLSLFSRGLKQMGRWDDVLVVTYCEFGRRALENANGGTDHGTANTHFVMGGRVNPGVYGRHPSLTELVNSDMQHTLDYRGLYDRICTQWFEDPLERWQPYREPDLSGLIRARS; from the coding sequence ATGGACCGTCGGGGTTTAATCAAGGCACTGATCGCGGCTGGGCTGGTCAGCCCAACGGCGCTTCAGGCTGCACTGCGAACGGATTTTAAGTACCTGGTGTTAGTCGAGTTGACCGGCGCAAATGATGGCCTCAATACGCTGGCGCCTTTTGAGTCGGATGCCTACCACCGTCTTCGGCCGACTTTGAAACTTGCAACCGACCAAATTATCCGAGTCGGCGAAAGCCCGATCGTCGGACCCTTGGGCTTGAACGTTGAACTGGCCAAACTGGTGGACGAAGGCTGGGGCCAGGACATCGCGGTGGTCATGGGGCTTGGCTACCCGGCGCCCAATCGTTCCCACTTTTCATCGATTGCGTTGTGGGAAACCGGCGGTGATGGCTTGCAGGTACGTAATCGAGGCTGGGTGACCGATACGCTGGAGCGCCTGTACCCAGGTCAGCAGCGCATCCATGGCGTGACGCTCAGTCAATCGATGGGCTTGTTTAAAAGTGGGCGGGGCGTTTACACCAGCATCGCTAACCTGAATCAGCTCAAAGGCTACCAACCGGCCTCGATGGAGGCGACCAGTAACCCGTTGCTTCAGCTAATGGCCCAGCGCCGCTCGGATCTGAGTTTGGCCTCGCGTACGATTCGTGAAACGCTGGAAAGTTACGGCGCAAGCCGCCTGCCATTGCAACCGCGCTATAACCCCCTGGGCAACCAACTACGCGACGTAATGAGAATCATCGGCGCAGAGTTGCCGATTCCGGTACTGCACCTTCAGCATGGGTCGTACGACACCCATAAGTCGCAGAAATACCGTCATCGGAGCCTATTGCGAGACCTTGGGGAGAACCTGTCGTTGTTCAGTCGAGGCTTAAAGCAGATGGGGCGGTGGGATGACGTGTTGGTCGTGACTTATTGCGAATTTGGGCGCCGCGCACTCGAGAACGCAAACGGCGGCACCGACCACGGCACGGCGAACACGCATTTTGTTATGGGGGGGCGCGTCAACCCCGGGGTGTATGGCCGCCACCCGTCGCTGACCGAATTGGTCAATTCGGATATGCAGCACACATTGGATTATCGCGGTCTGTACGACCGGATATGCACGCAGTGGTTCGAAGATCCGCTTGAACGCTGGCAACCCTATCGAGAGCCGGATCTATCGGGTTTGATTCGGGCCCGTTCATAA